The sequence GGACAAGGCGGTGGAGGGTGCACTCGCCGCGAAGTTCCGCAACATCGGCCAGGCCTGCACCGCAGCCAACCGCTTCATCGTGCACAAGGACGTCGCGGGTGAGTTCGCCAAGCGTGTCACCGAGCGCGTCAACGGCATGAAGATCGGTCGCGGTACCGAGGAAGGTGTGGCGATCGGACCGCTCATCGACGCGGATGCCGTCGCCAAGGCGGGCGAGCTCGTCGACGAGGCCGTCGGTCGCGGTGCGACTCTGCTCGCCGGTGGCAAGGCCGTCGAGGGCACCGGCACGTTCTACGAGCCCACCGTGCTCACCGACGTCGTCGCCGGCAGCGCGATCCTCCGCGAGGAGATCTTCGGCCCGGTGCTCGCGATCGCGACCTTCGAGACCGAGGACGAGGCCGTACACCTGGCGAACGACACCGAGTACGGGCTCGTCTCGTACGTGTTCACCGAGAACCTGCAGCGCGGCCAGCGGATGATCGACAAGCTCGAGACCGGCATGATGGGTCTCAACGTGGGCGTCGTCTCCAACGCCGCCGCACCCTTCGGCGGAGTGAAGCAGTCCGGCGTCGGACGCGAGGGCGGATTCGAGGGCATCCACGAGTACCTGTCCACCAAGTACACGCTGATCCCGGTCTCCTGACCGAGCAGCCAGAGGAGGAGAGAACATGACCGACTACGCCGTCATCAACCCCGCCACCGGAGAGACGCTGGCGTCCTTCGACACCTTCACCGACGCTCAGATCGAGGAGGCGGTCGCCGCCGCCGACGAGGCCCACCGCGAGTGGTCCCGTTCGTCGACCGTCGCTGAGCGTTCAGCCCTCGTCCGCCGCGCGGCCGAGCTGCACCGCGAGCGTCGGGAGGAGCTCGCCGACATCTTCGTGCGCGAGATGGGCAAGCCCCGCGAGGCCGCCCTCGGGGAGGTCGACTTCGCCGCCGACATCGCCGAGTACTACGCCGACCAGGCGGAGTCGATCATGGCCGACCAGCCGATCGCGATCCTGGGGGAGGGGTCGGCCATCATCCGCCGCTCCTCGCTCGGCCCGCTCGTCGGCATCATGCCGTGGAACTTCCCGGCGTACCAGATCGTGCGCTTCGCGGCTCCGAACCTGATCGTGGGCAACACGATCCTGCTCAAGCCCGCGCCGCAGTGCCCGGAGTCCTCGTCCGCGATCGAGGCGATCTACCACGATGCCGGCTTCCCGAAGGGTGCCTACCAGAACGTGCTCGCCACGAACGAGCAGATCGCGACGATGATCGCCGACCCGCGCGTGCAGGGCGTCTCGCTCACCGGGTCCGAGCGTGCCGGGGCCGCCGTCGCCGAGATCGCCGGTCGCAACCTCAAGAAGGTCGCCCTCGAGCTGGGCGGGTCCGACCCGTTCATCGTGCTCTCGACAGACGACCTCGACGCGACGGTGCAGGCCGGCGTCGACGCACGCCTCGACAACAACGGTCAGGCGTGCAACGGCGCCAAGCGTTTCATCATCGTCGACGGGCTGTACGACGCGTTCGTCGAGAAGTTCACGGAGAAGATGGCCGCTGTCGAGGCGACGGATCCGACGCTCGACGACACGGTCCTCGGACCGGTGGCCTCCGAAGCCGCGGCCGAGAACCTGCAGAAGCAGATCGATCAGGCCGTCGAGCAGGGCGCGACGCTGCTCACCGGCGGCACCCGCGACGGAGCATTCTTCGCGCCGACCGTGCTCACCGACGTGACGCCCGAGATGAACGTGTACCGCGAGGAACTCTTCGGTCCCGCAGCCGTCGTCTACCGCGTGGCCGACGAGGACGCGGCGGTCGAGCTCGCGAACGACACCACCTTCGGCCTCGGCTCCTACGTCTTCACGACGGATGCCGAACAGGCCGAGCGCGTCGCCGACAAGATCGAGGCGGGCATGGTCTACGTCAACCTCGTGCTGGCAGACAGCCCCGAGCTGCCTTTCGGTGGCGTCAAGCGCAGCGGCACGGCCCGCGAGCTGGGCCACCTGGCCGCCGACGAGTTCGTGAACAAGAAGCTGATCCGCATCGGCTGACGCGAGCAGGTCGGGGGCTCGCGCCCGGAAGGAGATCTCGCGGAATGAAGGAGCGGATGCCGCATCCACTCCTTCACACCGTGAGATCTCCTTCCTTTCGTGCGACCTCGGAGAGGTGGTGCGTCGTCCTGTCAACGCCCGAGCCGCCGTCGCTGCTCGGGCGTAGGGTCGAAGCATGGCCAACGTCGCTGAGAACATCGTCAAGACTCTGCATGCCAACGGGATCGACCGTGTCTACGGCATCCCCGGGGACTCGCTGAACGGCTTCACGGACGCGCTGCGCAAAGACGGCACGATTCGCTGGGTGCACGTGCGGCACGAAGAATCCGCCGCCTTCGCGGCCGCCGCGGATGCCGCCACCACGGGAGAGCTCGCGGTCGTCGCCGGCTCGTGTGGTCCGGGCAACCTGCACCTCATCAACGGCCTCTACGACGCCAACCGCTCGCGCGTGCCCGTGCTCGCGATCGCCGCGCACATCCCCACCACCGAGATCGGCACCGGGTACTTCCAGGAGACGCATCCGCAGGAGCTCTTCCGCGAGTGCAGCGTCTACGTCGAGTACGTCGCCGACCCGAAGCAGATGCCGAGACTGCTCGAGATCGCCATGCGCGCCGCGATCGAGGAGCGGGGAGTCGCGGTGCTCGTGATCCCGGGCGACGTCGCCCTCGCCGACATCGCCGACGACCGCGCCGTCGTGATCGAGCGCGCGCGGCCCGTGGTGGTCCCCAGCGGGGCCGAGCTCGAGAGGGCAGCCACTCTGCTGAACGCCGCGAAGAACGTGACGATCCTCGCCGGTGCCGGTGTCGAGGGTGCGCACGACGAGGTCATCGCCCTCGCCGACAAGTTGGGCGCTCCCATCGTGCACGCGCTCCGCGGCAAGGAGTTCATCGAGTACGACAACCCCTTCGATGTCGGGATGACGGGCCTGCTGGGCTTCGCCTCCGGCTTCCGCGCCATGGAGGCCGCCGACGCCCTGCTGGTGCTGGGCAGCGACTTCCCGTACGAGCAGTTCTACCCGGACCACGCCAAGACCATCCAGGTCGACATCCGCGGCGCGCAGCTCGGCAAACGGCATCCGCTCGATCTGGGGCTGGTCGGCGACGTGCGTGCGACGGCCGACGCGCTGCTGCCGCGAGTGGCGAAGAAAGACGACCGCGGCCATCTCGATGACGCGATCGCGCACTACCGCAAGACGAGGAAGAAGCTCGACGAGCTCGCCGTCCCCGCCAAGGGAAAGCGCCCCATCCACCCCCAGTACCTGGCCCGACTCCTGGACGAGCATGCTGCCGACGACGCGATCTTCACCGCCGACGTGGGATCACCGACCGTGTGGGCGGCGCGCTACCTCTCGATGACGGAGCAGCGTCGCCTGATCGGCTCCTTCACACACGGCTCGATGGCGAACGCCCTGATGCACGGCATCGGCGCGCAGGCCGCGCATCCCGACCGTCAGGTGGTCGCGCTGGCCGGCGACGGCGGGCTCGCGATGATGCTCGGCGAGCTCCTCACGCTCACGCAGAACAAGCTGCCGGTGAAGACGATCGTGGTCAACAACTCCTCGCTGAACTTCGTCGAGCTCGAGATGAAGGCCGCGGGCTTCGTCACTTACGGGACCGGCCTGGAGAACCCGAGCTTCGCGGCGATCGCCGAAGCCATGGGCATCTTCGCGCGTCGGGTGGAACGCAGCGAAGACCTCCCGGATGCCGTGCGCGAGGTGCTCGCACACGACGGGCCCGCCCTGCTCGACGTCGTCACCGAGCGGCAGGAACTCTCCATGCCGCCGGCGATCGAGGCCGCGCAGGTCAAGGGGTTCGCGCTCTATGCGATCCGCACGGTGATGTCCGGCCGCGGCGACGAGCTCCTCGACCTCGCGAAGGCCAACTGGCGCCAGCTCTTCTGACCCGCAGGTCAGCTCTGCACGAGGGCCCGCACCTCGGCCGCCTCACCGTGCCGCCCGAGCGACTCGAGCACGTTGCCGAGCTCGAGGGCTGCGACCTGGAGCAGCGGAGGGTGGTCGGCGGCGTGGTCGATGGTGCTGCGGTAGAGGGGTACGGCATCGGCTGCGCGGTCGTTCCCTGCCAGCACGCGGGCGGCGAAGAGCTCGGAGCCGCCGGCCGAGCCGAGGTCGCCGAGCGCGGCGAACCCGTCGGCTGCGGTGAGGGCGGCGGCGACCGCTTCGTCGATCCGGCCGAGCTCGGCCAACGCACGTCCGCGGGAATCGGTGACGTCGGCGAGGAGCCACTCCGCCTCGTGCTGCTGTGCGAGGGCGGCGACCTCGTCGAAGAGCGCGAACGCACGTTCGTCGCCGCGTCCGCCGTACGCCTGGCCGAGGCTGTGCAGCACTTCGCTCAGCGCGCCCACGGCCTCGGGTGCGCGCCGCACGGTCTCGGCGGCGGACTCGAGCAGTTCGATCGCGTCGTCGTGCTCGTCGAAGCGGGCGAGGATCTTGGCCTGCTCGGTCATGGACATCGCCTGGTCGGCGTGTTCCTCTGCCTGTCCGAAGAGCTCGGAGGCGTAGCTGTGAGCACCGACGGCCTGGCCGAACTCACCGGCCGCGCTCAGTGACCGTGCCAGCATCGAGGCGGTCATCGCGCGCGAGCCGGCGGCCACGTCTGCTTCCTCCTCGCGCTGCAGGACGTCACCGAACAGCTCTGCGGCCTCTTCGGCGTCGCCGGCGCGCAGCATGACCCTGGCGAGTCGGAAGTCCACGCCGGTCGAGTCGCCGTCGCCTTCGCTCGCGATGTGCGCGGCGAGACGGTAACGGGAGACGGCCTTCTCCGGTTCGTCCGCGTCTTCCCAGAGCGCCCCGGCGAGCAGGTGCGCATCGCCGAGAGCGCGGGTCGCGCCCAGTTCTGCGAGCAGCCGGCATACCTCGTCGGCGTCGGCAGCGCCCTCGGCATAGCTGTTGCCGCCGCCGCGCACGCGAGCCCTGGTCTGCAGGGCCTGCGCGCGATGCCCGGTGCTGAGGTCTTCCTGAGAGAGGAAACGGTCGAGCAATGCGGTCGCCGCCTCCATGTCGCCCTTGCGCAGCACGGCCGAGATCGCCACCAGAGTCGTCGTGTTCGCGAGCCGCGTGTCATCCGCCTCCGCGAAGGAGCGCGCGGCGAGCTCGGCGAGGTCCAGCGCGGCGTCCGCCTCCCCGGCCTGCAGGTGAAGTGCGGCGCGGCTGAGGGCCAGGTCGCCGCGCGACCAGGCGGGCAGCGACGCGGCATCGGCGATCGCGTCCTCGAGGTCGGCCGTCGCCTCCGGCGTGTCGATCCCGAAGGTCGCAAGGCCCAGATGTTCCTCCAGCGCGGCCTGCTCATCGCGCCCGGCGGCGCGGAGTGCGGCGATGCGCTGGGGAAGCAGCTCCAGGGCCTCGTCGGCGCGTTCGAAGGCGATGAGGATCCCGAGGCGCATGGAGAGCAGCTGGGCGCGCTTGTACGGGTCCTCGACCTCGAGGGCGCGGGGGAGGGCGTCGAGGGTCTCGTGCTCCGCACCGAACTGGGCGAGCTGCATGGCGCGCTCGAACCACCCGTCGGCGTCCACCGGAGCTGTCGAGGGGGCAGGGGCCACGAACGCGTCCGAGCGGATCGGCACGTCGTACTGCTCGTCGGAGAGCGCACGCATGCGCCCCAGGCTGCGTGCGTGGCCGTCGGTGCCGTCGCGCTCGTCGAACGCGGTGGCGATGCGGTCTGCGGCCGTCCAGGCGGACGCCGCGAGTTCGGCGGCGCTCCAGCGGCCCTCATGCTCGCCGAAGAACGGCACGAGCGCCGGCGAATCCGCTCCGCGTACCGGGGTGTCGCCGTAGCCGGCAGCCGTGACGCGGTCGAGCGCGACGGCGAGGGCGGCGAGGGCGGCGAAGTGCGCGTCGACGTTCAGCCCATCGTGGGCGAGCCAGGCGATGTGCTTCTCGACAAGTGCGAGCGCACGGGCCTCGTTCCCGGTGAGCGCCGCGAAGACGATGTTGTTGGCGACGATGCGCAGGTTGTCGGGGTTGTCCTTGGCCAATCGGTAACTGCGCAGGTGCGCGGTCTTCGCCTCGTCGAAGCGCCCGGCGCGGAGGTAGGGGAGGAGCACGCGGGAGAGGGCGTGCTCAGGCTCCTCTCCGCACGAGAAGCCGCCCTCGATCATCTCTTCCACCAGGACGATGGCCTCCGCGTCGCGGTCGGTGTCCGCGAAGAAGCCCGCGATCTGGCTCCGACCGCAGGCGTCGCAGTGGCTGTGGTCGTCGCGCGGTGTGGCTTCCAGCTGCACCCGCAGCGTCTCGGCTTCGTCGATGCGTCCGGCATCCCAGGCGTCCTCGAAACGGGCGGTGAGCACACCGCTCAGGCCGAGGCCGCCGGCGCGGTAGTGCTTCTCCATGTCGTCGAGGACGGCGGCGATCTGGTCCTGGGAGAACGCCGGCGAGGAGCGCAGAGACGCCGCCATCCACTTGAACTGCCACATCAGGTCGGCGCCGCCGTTGTCGAGGTCGGCGGGGAACCGCTGCGGGTCGGCCTCGTGGTGTGCGAGGCACCAGGCGAACGAGTTCAGCATCACATCGGTCGCGCCGCCCATGTTCGCCGAGGCCGTCTGCCGCATCCGCGCCTCGTACTCGAGTCGCTCGTCGCCGATCTCCACGGCCAGCGCCACCGCCTCCGAGACCAGGGCCTGCTCGGCGGGCCCCCACGGGGTGCGGTCGATCTCCTCGATCAGCTGCTGGAAGCGCTTCTTCGGACGTGCCATGGGGAACCCTTCGGTGGGATGTGTCAGCGGACGTCGCCGAAGGGGATCTGGTCCCCTTCGATGCCGGCTGAGAGGGAGACGAGGTCGGCGAGCGCGCTGGTCATCAGCGCACGGTCGGCGTCGGCGAGCGGATGGTGTCCGGCGAGCAGCGCCTGGATGTACAGGAGCTGCACGGTGCGGGCGAAGACGGCGTCGTCCTGCACGCGCACCAGGGCGCGGACCACCCGGTTCGACCAGTTCAGGCACAGGCGGGCGCGGACGTCGTCGTCGCGGGCCGCGGACAGGGTCTTGTCGATGCGGTCCAGCACGCCGCCCCACAGTGCGCCGGTGACGCCCTTGGTGCGGCCGCGGTCGATCGCGCGCAGCACCTCCGGGTCGGCGACGTAGAGCCCGGCGAGATCGGCGCGGTCGATCGAGCGCACGACCACGGAGCAGTCGGATGCGGCGAGCACGGCGCCCGCGCGCGTCTCCAGCGCCACGGCGGCGTCGCGGTCGTCGAGCGGGGGCGGATCGAGGCGGTCGAGCTCTCCGGTGACGTCGACCTGCTCGACGGTGACGTGCGGGTACAGGTCGGGCAGCATCCGGATCAGGTCGGCGTCGTACAGGTATCCACCGTTGACGAGCACCTCTCCGGCGGGGGAGATGCCGGCCACCTGACGGAACTCGTCGACGGTCTGCGCATAGCGGATGTGCGGGTATCGCTCGACGAGGTCGCCGATCCGCACCGTGCCGTGCGTGGTCTCGACCGTCAGCCAGCGGGAGATGAAGTGTGCCAGCTCCTCGTCGTGGCGTACGAGGGACTTGAGTCCGACCTCGTGCACGGCGACGAACTGAGCGAGGCGATGCGGCTCGCTCAGCCCCAGCTCCAGGACCCAACGGCGGATGCCGGCGCCGAGCTGCGCGCGGACCCGCTCGAGCGCCGCGTCGTCGACGAGCGACTCCCTGCTCGCGGTGGGGGCGAGCCCGGTGGAGTCGACCACGGCGCGGACGAAGAACGCCCATTCGGGGAGGACGTCGTCGACGCGCTCGGAGAGCAGCATCCGTCCCAGATACATGCGCGTCGCCTGACGTGCGCCCGGCGGCGGAGCGTAGGGCAGCACGTAGGCGAGGCCGCGGGTGCCGGTGGCGGGCTCGCTCAGCTCGATCACGTCGAGCGGACTCGCTCCGAGGAGGTCGCGCCCGTACTGCACGGCGGACTCCGGGTCCTGGGCGGCGTCGAGGAACGGCGCGTCCCTGGTGATGTCGATGTCGCCGCCGGCGGTGTCGATCGTGACCCGCACGGGCAGGAACTCGCCGAACGTCGTCGCGAGCTCGTGCACGGCGGCGGGACGCAGCAGATCGTCGGCGTCGAAGCGCGGCACGAGGTGCACGCTGGTGCCGATGGGGAGCTCCTCGTCGATCTCCGCCACCTGGAACGTTCCGTCGGCGCTTCCCGTCCACTCGACCGAGGCGCCGCCCCGGGCGCTGCGGGAGCGGATGACGATGGTGTCGGCGACCATGAAGCAGCTGAGCAGACCGATGCCGAACTGACCGAGGTAGTCGCTGCGCGGGAGGTCGAAGATGTCGCGCTTGGAGCTGCGCCCGACGGTGGCCAGCAGATCGGCCACCTCGGTGACCGTCAGGCCCACGCCGTCGTCGCGCAGGACGAACTCGCCGTTCTCCGCGGTCAGCGGGGTGATCCGGATGCGTCCGCCGCCGCCGTCGACCTCGCGGCGTGCAGTGATCGCGTCGCGGGCGTTCTGCAGGAGTTCCCGCAGGTACACCCGTGGACTGGAGTAGATGTGTCTGCTGAGCAGATCGACCACTCCGCGCAGATCCACCTGGAACTGCTGCACCTCAGCGCTCACCGGCGCTCCCTCCTCCTGCATACGCTCGCTGAGCCTAACAAGAACACGCCTTCGCGATCCCGGTTCGGCGCCACCGGATCGATGCCGTATGCTTGTGGGGCAGTTGTTCTCTGCATTCTTTCGCCATGCCTGGGGTCTCCCGATCACAGTCACGGTGGCAGAGTGGAGAGAGAACCCCGAGACCTCCCGGTCTCTAGGGCGGTAGCTCAATTGGCAGAGCAGCGGTCTCCAAAACCGCAGGTTGCAGGTTCGATTCCTGTCCGCCCTGCGCGTCAGCGCAACGCTGACACACGAAAGGTACATTCAGGATGGATCAGGACGAACCGCGCGGCGAGGTCGTCGCGGCCGGCGCCACCCGCGAGAAGAAGGGCAACCCCTTCTCACGGTTCTTCGGGGGTATCGCCCTGTTCATCCGCCAGGTCATCGCCGAGCTCCGCAAGGTCGTCACCCCGACTCGCAAGGAGCTGTTCAAGTTCACCCTGGTGGTGCTCGTCTTCGTTCTGATCGTCATGGGCATCGTCTACGGCTTGGACACGCTGTTCGCGTTCTTGACGCACTGGGTGTTCGGAATCCCTGGCTGATGACCCCCGCGGCTCGCGCCGCAGCTATGGAGAAGAAACAACGTGTCTGAACGATATTCCGACGACGCCGACTGGGCGACCGCCGCAGAGCAGTCCAGCGAGGAAGACGAAGCCCAGGAGGGCAACGTCCTCGCTGAGGAAGAGCTCTCGGCCACCCCGGCCGAGCACATCGCGGTTCACGTCGAAGACGAGGACGGCGAAGAGGATGACACGGCTGACATCGACATCGACATCGACGACCCGGAGGCGGACGCGATCGTGAACGACGCTCTGAACCTGGACGAAGCGGCTGAGTCTGAGGCTGCCGCTGAGGTCCTCAACGAATCTGTGGCCGAAGAGGCCGCCGACCTCGACGCGGCTGCGGCCGACGAGGTCACCCCGTACGACGGCCCCGAGCTCGGTGCGGACGACGTGCAGGGCGACGAGGACTCCTCCGCCGATGAAGTTGACGAGGACGCCGAGGAAGACCCGTACGAGGCCTTCCGCATGGACCTCCGCATGCTCCCGGGCAAGTGGTATGTCATCCACTCCTACGCCGGCTTCGAGCGCAAGGTGAAGGCGAACATCGAGCAGCGCAAGTCGACGCTCGAGGTCGAGGACGAGATCTACCAGATCGAGGTCCCGATGGAAGACGTGGTCGAGATCAAGAACGGCCAGCGCAAGATGGTCACCCGCGTGCGCATCCCCGGCTACGTGCTGGTGCGCATGGAGCTCACGGAAGACACCTGGTCGGTCGTGCGTCACACCCCGGGTGTCACCGGTTTCGTGGGCAACGCCCACAACCCGACGCCGCTGCGCTTCGAAGAGGCCTTCAACATGCTGAAGTCGCTCGTCGAGGTCAAGGACGTCCCCACGGCCAAGAACATCGCGTCGAAGGGCGGCGTCGCCGTCGCTCGTCCGCTGCCGGCCGAGGTCGACTTCGAGGTCGGCGAGACCATCACGATCAAGGAGGGCTCGTTCGCGGGTCTTCCCGGTTCGATCAGCGAGATCAAGCCCGAGAGCGGCAAGCTCACGGTCCTCGTCTCGCTCTTCGAGCGTGAGACCCCGGTCGAGCTGTCGTTCGACCAGGTCACCAAGATGGTCTGACACATCCTGAGAGCGGCCGTCCCTTTCGGGGCGGCCGTTCTTGCGTTCGCTCTCTCCTTGCGAGGGGCCAGAACACGCCGCAGTACGTCGGGCGGTTGCGGCGTGTCTTGGCTCCTCAGCGCGGGGTGGTGCGGCGTTCGTGCTGTGCGGCACGATCAGGTAGACTTGTGTGGTTTGTGTGCCGCTTCGGCGTGCGCAGAGACGACCACGATCCGGAAACGCCGGATCTGTGGGAGAAGCGGATGCTCCGGCATCCGATTCGATGAAAGGAAAGAGAATGGCACCGAAGAAGAAGGTGACCGGCCTGATCAAGCTTCAGATCAACGCCGGTGCAGCCAACCCGGCGCCGCCGATCGGCCCTGCGCTCGGTCAGCATGGCGTCAACATCATGGAGTTCTGCAAGGCGTACAACGCCGCGACCGAGTCGCAGCGCGGCAACGTCATCCCCGTCGAGATCACCGTCTACGAGGACCGCAGCTTCACCTTCGTCCTGAAGACCCCGCCGGCGGCGGAGCTCATCAAGAAGGCCGCAGGCGTCCCCAAGGGCTCCGCGACCCCGCACACCGTCAAGGTCGCGAAGATCACCAAGGACCAGGTCCGCCAGATCGCTGAGACCAAGCAGGCCGACCTGAACGCGAACGACATCGAGGCCGCGATCTCGATCATCGCCGGCACCGCCCGTTCCATGGGCATCACGGTCGAGGGCTGAGGAGAATAATCATGGCTACCAAGTCCAAGGCTTACAAGGCTGCCGCCGAGAAGATCGAGGCAGACCGTTTCTACACCCCGACCGAGGCAGTCGCCCTCGCGAAGGAGACCGGCTCGTCGAAGTTCGACTCGACCGTCGAGGTCGCGCTGAAGCTCGCGGTCGACCCCCGCAAGGCAGACCAGATGGTGCGCGGCACCGTCATCCTGCCCCACGGCACCGGTAAGACCGCCCGCGTCATCGTCTTCGCCACCGGCCCCGCGGCTGAGGCAGCGATCGCCGCAGGTGCGGATGAGGTCGGCGGCGCCGAGCTCATCCAGAAGGTCGCCGATGGCTGGACCAACTTCGACGCCGCAGTCTCCACCCCGGAGCTCATGGGCCAGGTCGGTCGTCTCGGAAAGGTGCTCGGACCGCGTGGTCTGATGCCGAACCCGAAGACCGGAACCGTGACCCCGAACCCGGCCAAGGCCGTCGAGGAGATCAAGGGCGGAAAGATCGAGTTCCGCGTCGACAAGCACGCCAACGTGCACTTCGTCGTCGGCAAGGCGTCCTTCACCGCAGAGCAGCTCGACGAGAACATCGGCGCAGCGCTCGAGGAGATCGTCCGCCTCAAGCCCTCGAGCTCGAAGGGCCGTTACATCCAGAAGGGTGCGGTGTCGACCACGTTCGGCCCCGGCATCCCGCTGGACGTCAACTCCATCTGAGTCTGCTCCGCAGAAACGCCCCCGGGTTCTCCCGGGGGCGTTTCTGCGTTGTCGGAGAGGGGCCGGGGTGGCAGGATGCCGTGATGGGCACTGTCGACGACTATCTCGAAGAACTTGTTCCTGCGGATCGTGACGCGATCGACCGCGTGTACGCGGTCGCACGTCGGGAGGCTCCGGATGCCGAGCAGGGCAAGGGCTACGGCATGCCGGCCCTCGTCCACGCCGGGAAGCCGCTGCTGTCGGTGATGCGCGCCAAGAAGCACATCGGCATCTATCCGTTCAGCCCGGGTGCCGTCGCGGCCGTGGCGGGAGCGCTGGAGGGTCATCCGGGTGTCAGCGTCGACAAGGGGACCATCCGGTTCCAGCCGGAGCATCCGATCCCCGATGACGTGCTCGAGCAGCTGGTCCGGGCGCGGGTGGCGCAGATCGACGGCTGATCGGTCAGCCGCCCAGTACCGGCAGCACGAGACTGATCGCGATGGCGATCATGATCACGGCGATCACCGCATCCAGGATGCGCCAGGAGCGCGGCGTACGCAGCCAGCGTCCCAGATAGCGCGCACCGAACCCCAGCGCTGTGAACCACAGGATGCTGGCGGCCATGGCGCCGCCCGCGAACAGCCAGCGTTCCTCGCCGTGAGTGGCCGCGATCGAGCCGAGCATCAGCACGGTGTCGAGGTAGACATGCGGGTTGAGCCACGTGAGCGCGAGCGTGGTCAGGACGACAGGCGCCAGCCGGGTGCGGGTGAGGGTCGCCGTCGCGCTGCCCGGCGTCGCCGCGGCCGAGTCGGCGGCATCCGCTCCGTCCACCCGCAGCTCTTCGCCGCCGCGCCAGGCGCGGCGCGCGGCCAGGACGCCGTAGCCCAGCAGGAACAGCGCCCCCGCCCAACGAGCCACGATGACGAGCCAGGGGGCGGCCGACAGCACGAATCCGAGCCCCGCGACGCCCGCGGCGATCAGTGCGGCATCCGACAGGGCGCAGATGATCACGACAGCCCACACGTGCTCGCGGCGGATTCCCTGGCGCAGCACGAAGACGTTCTGCGCGCCGATGGCGACGATGAGGGAGAGGCCGAGTCCGAGGCCGGCGAGAACGGTGAGCATGGGTCCAGCCTAGGAATCTCGCATCATGAAGAGAAGCGAAGATTCCTACCGAACCATTAGCATCGCTTATGTGAGAATCGACCCGGAACTCGCCGCCACGCTCGCCGCGATCGTCGACGAGGGCACGCTCGACGCCGCTTCCAGGCGACTGCAGATCACGCCGTCGGCGGTGAGTCAGCGCCTGAAGACGCTGGAGCAGCAACTCGGTCGGATCCTGGTCGTGCGTACGAAGCCCGCGCAGTTGACCGAGGCGGGGGAGGCCGTCGTCCGCCTAGCCCGCCAGATAGCTCTGCTCGAGCACGACGCGCTCCTCGGCGTGGGGATCGACGAGGTCGCGGAGAGCCGGCGGATCAGCATCCCGCTCGCCGTGAACGCCGATTCGATGGCGACGTGGTTCCTCGCGCCGCTCTCCCGGCTCGCGGCCGGCCACGACATCGACTTCGATCTGCACCGCGACGACCAGAACTTCACCGCCCGGCTCCTGGAATCCGGTACCGTGATGGCCGCGGTCACGAGCGAGGCCGCGCCGGTCGCCGGATGCTCGGTGTCGCCGCTCGGCGTACTCGAATACCGGGCGATGGCGGAACCGGGGTTCGCAGCGCGCTGGTTCGCCGACGGAGTGACGGCGGAGGCCCTGACGGCCGCACCGTTCGTCGACTTCGACCGGCGGGATACGCTGCAGCACGAGTGGCTCCGGGCGATGTCCGTCAGCGAGGCGGGGGTGCCGCGGCACTACGTTCCGGCGTCCCATGAC is a genomic window of Microbacterium maritypicum containing:
- a CDS encoding iron chaperone; its protein translation is MGTVDDYLEELVPADRDAIDRVYAVARREAPDAEQGKGYGMPALVHAGKPLLSVMRAKKHIGIYPFSPGAVAAVAGALEGHPGVSVDKGTIRFQPEHPIPDDVLEQLVRARVAQIDG
- a CDS encoding LysE/ArgO family amino acid transporter, with amino-acid sequence MLTVLAGLGLGLSLIVAIGAQNVFVLRQGIRREHVWAVVIICALSDAALIAAGVAGLGFVLSAAPWLVIVARWAGALFLLGYGVLAARRAWRGGEELRVDGADAADSAAATPGSATATLTRTRLAPVVLTTLALTWLNPHVYLDTVLMLGSIAATHGEERWLFAGGAMAASILWFTALGFGARYLGRWLRTPRSWRILDAVIAVIMIAIAISLVLPVLGG
- the rplK gene encoding 50S ribosomal protein L11, translating into MAPKKKVTGLIKLQINAGAANPAPPIGPALGQHGVNIMEFCKAYNAATESQRGNVIPVEITVYEDRSFTFVLKTPPAAELIKKAAGVPKGSATPHTVKVAKITKDQVRQIAETKQADLNANDIEAAISIIAGTARSMGITVEG
- the rplA gene encoding 50S ribosomal protein L1, coding for MATKSKAYKAAAEKIEADRFYTPTEAVALAKETGSSKFDSTVEVALKLAVDPRKADQMVRGTVILPHGTGKTARVIVFATGPAAEAAIAAGADEVGGAELIQKVADGWTNFDAAVSTPELMGQVGRLGKVLGPRGLMPNPKTGTVTPNPAKAVEEIKGGKIEFRVDKHANVHFVVGKASFTAEQLDENIGAALEEIVRLKPSSSKGRYIQKGAVSTTFGPGIPLDVNSI
- a CDS encoding LysR family transcriptional regulator ArgP; its protein translation is MRIDPELAATLAAIVDEGTLDAASRRLQITPSAVSQRLKTLEQQLGRILVVRTKPAQLTEAGEAVVRLARQIALLEHDALLGVGIDEVAESRRISIPLAVNADSMATWFLAPLSRLAAGHDIDFDLHRDDQNFTARLLESGTVMAAVTSEAAPVAGCSVSPLGVLEYRAMAEPGFAARWFADGVTAEALTAAPFVDFDRRDTLQHEWLRAMSVSEAGVPRHYVPASHDYALAVGLGLGWGMVPLLQESSGLIPLGGPTLRVQLYWQQWNLRSELLDTIAAEIAAEARRVLGETSLTPKRSRPGSRPKRGRAAGG